A part of Streptomyces sp. NBC_01235 genomic DNA contains:
- the soxR gene encoding redox-sensitive transcriptional activator SoxR, which produces MPQIPEKIHELTVGQLAARSGAAVSALHFYESKGLISSRRTSGNQRRYHRDTLRRVAFVRAAQRVGIPLATIREALAELPEERTPTREDWARLSQAWRAELDERIKQLNRLRDHLTDCIGCGCLSLATCVLSNPDDVFGERASGSRLLVESSDRGRACRER; this is translated from the coding sequence GTGCCGCAGATTCCCGAGAAGATCCACGAGCTCACGGTCGGCCAGCTCGCCGCGCGCAGCGGCGCCGCCGTCTCCGCCCTGCACTTCTACGAGTCCAAGGGCCTGATCAGCAGCCGCCGCACGTCGGGCAACCAGCGCCGCTACCACCGTGACACGCTGCGCCGTGTCGCCTTCGTCCGCGCGGCGCAGCGGGTCGGCATCCCTCTGGCCACCATTCGCGAGGCCCTCGCCGAACTTCCCGAGGAGCGCACGCCGACCCGTGAGGACTGGGCCCGCCTCTCGCAGGCGTGGCGCGCGGAGCTGGACGAGCGCATCAAGCAGCTCAACCGGCTCCGCGATCACCTCACCGACTGCATCGGCTGCGGCTGCCTGTCCCTCGCCACGTGCGTGCTGTCCAATCCGGACGACGTGTTCGGTGAACGGGCCTCCGGGTCACGGTTGTTGGTGGAGTCGAGCGATCGTGGCCGCGCTTGCCGGGAGCGCTGA
- a CDS encoding TetR/AcrR family transcriptional regulator, with the protein MSTAKETAGGEIEPWEEVTPDAARRLLVAAVEAFAERGYHATTTRDIAGRAGMSPAALYIHYKTKEELLHRISRIGHDRALDILRTAAAGEGDATKRLAEAVSSFVRWHAGRRTTARVVQYELDALGPEARAEILDLRHKVDAEVRGIIEDGVASGEFDVPDVHGTTLAVLSLCIDVARWFNIDGPRTPDEVGALYADLVLRMVGAAK; encoded by the coding sequence ATGAGTACGGCGAAGGAGACGGCCGGCGGCGAGATCGAGCCGTGGGAAGAGGTCACCCCTGACGCGGCCCGGCGACTGCTCGTCGCGGCCGTGGAGGCCTTCGCCGAGCGCGGCTACCACGCGACGACGACCCGCGACATCGCGGGCCGCGCGGGGATGAGCCCGGCCGCCCTCTACATCCACTACAAGACCAAGGAAGAGCTGCTCCACCGCATCAGCCGGATCGGCCACGACCGGGCGCTGGACATCCTGCGCACGGCGGCCGCCGGTGAGGGGGACGCCACCAAGCGGCTCGCGGAGGCCGTGAGCTCCTTCGTCCGCTGGCACGCCGGGCGGCGCACCACGGCACGGGTCGTCCAGTACGAACTGGACGCGCTCGGCCCCGAAGCCCGCGCGGAGATCCTCGACCTGCGCCACAAGGTCGACGCCGAGGTGCGCGGGATCATCGAGGACGGCGTGGCGAGCGGCGAGTTCGACGTGCCGGACGTGCACGGCACGACGCTGGCCGTGCTGTCCCTCTGTATCGACGTGGCCCGCTGGTTCAACATCGACGGGCCCCGCACGCCCGACGAGGTCGGCGCGCTGTACGCCGACCTCGTGCTGCGGATGGTGGGCGCGGCGAAGTAG
- a CDS encoding TetR/AcrR family transcriptional regulator: MARPRKPLLSTDRIVETARTLVDAEGLAAVSTRRLAAELGVSGPSLYNHFRTKDEILEAVADSVSAQVDLSMFEDGREWRTALHDWALSYRAALRDHPNIVPVLAQGPGRRPAGLRLADAVYGAMVRAGWPPSQATSIGALMRYFVMGSALGSFAGGFVDDRAAYDPADYPHLGQAHLLAEQQEKIDERAFETGLRALLDGLAQQYEQVPRPA; the protein is encoded by the coding sequence ATGGCCCGACCGCGCAAGCCCCTCCTCAGCACCGACCGGATCGTCGAGACCGCACGGACGCTCGTGGACGCGGAGGGTCTGGCCGCCGTCTCCACGCGCAGGCTCGCCGCGGAGCTGGGGGTGAGCGGCCCCTCGCTGTACAACCACTTCCGCACCAAGGACGAGATCCTGGAGGCCGTCGCCGACTCGGTGAGCGCCCAGGTCGACCTGTCGATGTTCGAGGACGGCCGGGAGTGGCGGACCGCGCTGCACGACTGGGCCCTCTCCTACCGGGCGGCCCTGCGCGACCACCCGAACATCGTCCCGGTGCTCGCCCAGGGCCCCGGCCGCCGTCCCGCCGGACTGCGCCTCGCCGACGCGGTGTACGGCGCCATGGTCCGCGCCGGGTGGCCGCCGTCGCAGGCCACCTCCATCGGCGCGCTGATGCGGTACTTCGTCATGGGCTCCGCGCTCGGCTCGTTCGCCGGCGGATTCGTCGACGACAGAGCCGCCTACGACCCCGCCGACTACCCGCACCTGGGACAGGCCCACCTCCTCGCCGAGCAGCAGGAGAAGATCGACGAGCGGGCGTTCGAGACCGGGCTGCGGGCACTGCTGGACGGGCTGGCGCAGCAGTACGAGCAGGTGCCGCGCCCGGCGTAG
- a CDS encoding YiaA/YiaB family inner membrane protein has protein sequence MSETPVKQNTAAFYGQAVASFAVAMAATAIGIFKLNADAWVRAFLAIAVLYLVTSAFTLAKVIRDKQDAAARVYSPFEKL, from the coding sequence ATGAGTGAGACACCGGTCAAGCAGAACACCGCCGCCTTCTACGGCCAGGCGGTCGCGTCGTTCGCCGTGGCCATGGCGGCGACCGCCATCGGCATCTTCAAGCTGAACGCCGACGCCTGGGTGCGTGCCTTCCTCGCGATCGCCGTCCTCTACCTCGTCACGTCCGCGTTCACCCTGGCCAAGGTGATCAGGGACAAGCAGGACGCGGCGGCCCGGGTGTACAGCCCCTTCGAAAAGCTCTGA
- a CDS encoding acyl-CoA dehydrogenase family protein: MNLGLSEEQVAVRRLAREFVDREIAPHVIAWDRAEEVDRSVVKKLGEVGFLGLTVDEEYGGSGGDHLAYCLVTEELGRGDSSVRGIVSVSLGLVAKTVAAWGNEEQKRRWLPGLTSGEYVGCFGLTEPGTGSDAGNLSTRAVRDGDDYVINGTKMFITNGTWADVVLLFARSTDAPGHKGVSAFLVPADTPGLSRRAIHGKLGLRGQATAELVLDDVRVPASAMLAPEGKGFSVAMSALAKGRMSVAAGCVGIAQAALDAAVRYAGEREQFGKTIAHHQLVQELISDIAVDVDAARLLTWRVADLVDRGLPFATESSKAKLFASEAAVRAANNALQVFGGYGYIDEYPAGKLLRDARVMTLYEGTSQIQKLLIGRALTGVSAF; encoded by the coding sequence GTGAACCTGGGGCTCAGCGAGGAGCAGGTGGCCGTCCGACGGCTCGCCAGGGAGTTCGTGGACCGCGAGATCGCCCCGCACGTCATCGCCTGGGACCGCGCGGAGGAGGTCGACCGGTCCGTCGTCAAGAAGCTCGGCGAGGTCGGCTTCCTCGGTCTGACCGTCGACGAGGAGTACGGCGGCTCGGGCGGCGACCATCTCGCGTACTGCCTGGTCACGGAGGAGCTGGGGCGCGGGGACTCGTCCGTGCGCGGGATCGTGTCCGTCTCGCTCGGCCTGGTCGCCAAGACCGTCGCGGCCTGGGGGAACGAGGAGCAGAAGCGGCGCTGGCTGCCGGGGCTGACGTCCGGCGAGTACGTCGGCTGCTTCGGTCTGACCGAGCCCGGTACCGGTTCGGACGCCGGGAACCTCTCCACACGGGCGGTGCGCGACGGCGACGACTACGTCATCAACGGCACCAAGATGTTCATCACGAACGGCACCTGGGCCGACGTCGTGCTGCTGTTCGCCCGCTCGACCGACGCGCCGGGTCACAAGGGTGTCTCCGCGTTCCTCGTCCCGGCCGACACCCCGGGGCTGAGCCGCCGCGCCATCCACGGCAAGCTCGGTCTGCGCGGCCAGGCGACCGCCGAACTGGTCCTGGACGACGTCCGGGTCCCCGCCTCCGCGATGCTGGCGCCCGAGGGCAAGGGCTTCTCCGTCGCCATGTCGGCGCTCGCCAAGGGCCGGATGTCGGTCGCGGCGGGCTGCGTCGGCATAGCGCAGGCCGCCCTGGACGCGGCGGTGCGGTACGCGGGGGAGCGGGAGCAGTTCGGGAAGACCATCGCTCACCACCAGCTGGTCCAGGAGCTGATCAGCGACATCGCCGTGGACGTCGACGCGGCCCGGCTGCTGACCTGGCGGGTCGCCGACCTCGTCGACCGGGGCCTGCCGTTCGCCACCGAGTCCTCCAAGGCCAAGCTCTTCGCCTCGGAGGCCGCCGTCCGCGCCGCCAACAACGCCCTCCAGGTCTTCGGCGGCTACGGATACATCGACGAGTACCCGGCGGGCAAACTCCTGCGCGACGCCCGTGTGATGACCCTCTACGAGGGCACCAGCCAGATCCAGAAGCTGCTCATCGGGCGCGCGCTGACGGGGGTTTCGGCGTTCTGA
- a CDS encoding MaoC family dehydratase: MAEPRIFTSADDLRAAVGEQLGHTDWLEVDQKRIDLFAEATGDHQWIHVDPEKAAAGPFGTTIAHGYLTLSLLPLFGPQLIKVEGVKMGVNYGTNKVRFPAPVPVGSRLRATATITGVDDVPGGVQVAVAFTVEREGGDKPVCVAESVSRYYV; the protein is encoded by the coding sequence ATGGCAGAGCCGAGGATCTTCACGTCCGCCGACGACCTGAGGGCGGCGGTGGGCGAGCAGCTGGGACACACCGACTGGCTGGAGGTCGACCAGAAGCGGATCGACCTCTTCGCGGAGGCCACCGGCGACCACCAGTGGATCCACGTCGACCCGGAGAAGGCCGCCGCCGGCCCCTTCGGCACCACCATCGCGCACGGCTACCTCACCCTCTCCCTGCTGCCGCTCTTCGGCCCCCAGCTGATCAAGGTCGAGGGCGTGAAGATGGGCGTCAACTACGGGACGAACAAGGTGCGCTTCCCCGCTCCCGTCCCCGTCGGCTCGCGCCTGCGCGCCACGGCGACGATCACCGGCGTCGACGACGTACCGGGCGGCGTCCAGGTCGCCGTCGCCTTCACCGTGGAGCGCGAGGGCGGGGACAAGCCGGTCTGCGTGGCGGAGTCGGTGTCCCGCTACTACGTCTGA
- a CDS encoding DMT family transporter → MMNRPRRTERRPELLAAGAATVTVVLWASAFVSIRSAGDAYSPGALALGRLVCGAVVLGAIWAVRREGWPPRSAWRGTAVSGVLWFGFYMVVLNWGEQQVDAGTAALVVNIGPILVALLGARLLGDVMPPRLLAGMAVSFAGAVAVGMSMSGEGGSSVLGVVLCLLAAVGYACGVVAQKPALARASALQVTTFGCLVGAVVCLPFSGQLVHEAADAPVSATLNMVYLGVFPTALAFTTWAYALARTTASRMGATTYAVPALVVLMSWLALGEVPGPLTLAGGALCLAGVAVSRSRPWAAARAAAPETTPQPRPEPAPDSV, encoded by the coding sequence ATGATGAACCGCCCACGGCGTACCGAACGTCGTCCAGAGTTGCTCGCCGCCGGGGCCGCCACGGTCACCGTCGTGTTGTGGGCCTCCGCCTTCGTGTCGATCCGCAGCGCGGGCGACGCGTACTCGCCGGGCGCGCTGGCGCTCGGGAGGCTGGTCTGCGGTGCGGTGGTGCTGGGGGCCATCTGGGCGGTCCGGCGGGAAGGGTGGCCCCCGAGGTCCGCATGGCGCGGGACAGCCGTGTCGGGTGTGCTGTGGTTCGGGTTCTACATGGTCGTGCTCAACTGGGGCGAGCAGCAGGTGGACGCGGGGACGGCGGCTCTGGTGGTCAACATCGGGCCGATCCTCGTCGCGTTGCTCGGCGCACGGCTGCTCGGTGACGTGATGCCGCCGCGGCTGCTGGCGGGGATGGCGGTGTCGTTCGCGGGCGCGGTCGCGGTGGGGATGTCGATGTCGGGCGAGGGCGGGTCGTCGGTGCTCGGGGTGGTGCTGTGTCTGCTCGCCGCCGTCGGCTACGCGTGCGGAGTCGTCGCGCAGAAGCCCGCCCTGGCCCGGGCGAGCGCGCTTCAGGTGACGACGTTCGGGTGCCTGGTCGGGGCGGTGGTGTGTCTGCCGTTCTCCGGGCAGTTGGTGCACGAGGCGGCCGACGCGCCTGTCTCCGCGACGCTCAACATGGTCTACCTCGGGGTCTTTCCGACCGCGCTCGCCTTCACCACGTGGGCGTACGCCCTGGCCAGGACGACCGCGAGCCGCATGGGAGCGACCACGTACGCGGTGCCCGCGCTGGTCGTCCTGATGTCGTGGCTGGCACTGGGCGAGGTGCCGGGGCCGCTCACCCTGGCGGGCGGCGCGCTGTGTCTGGCGGGTGTGGCGGTGTCGCGGTCGCGGCCC
- a CDS encoding ArsR/SmtB family transcription factor, translated as MTTRDARAPGLAALAGLVADETRAVCLLALLDGRAWTAGELARHAGVAASTLSEHLGKLVAGGLLAEERQGRHRYVRLADTRVAQLVEDLAAQVAPDPAHRPRTLRASNAGSAMARARTCYDHLAGRLGIVLTDALTTRGLLSAAGLPEGSGPPRRRTSRERATGFVLTEAGLGWFEGSGIALDRGTRRPLARACLDWTERRPHLAGAAGAALCRHVLDAGWCVRIGSERAVKVTAKGERALTELLGIELETLR; from the coding sequence ATGACCACCAGGGACGCACGGGCGCCGGGACTGGCCGCACTCGCCGGGCTCGTCGCCGACGAGACACGGGCCGTGTGCCTGCTGGCGCTGCTCGACGGGCGGGCATGGACCGCCGGCGAGCTGGCCCGGCACGCGGGCGTGGCCGCGTCGACGCTGAGCGAGCACCTGGGCAAGCTGGTCGCGGGCGGGCTGCTGGCCGAGGAACGACAGGGGCGGCACCGGTACGTGCGCCTCGCCGACACGCGGGTCGCCCAGCTCGTGGAGGACCTGGCCGCCCAGGTGGCCCCGGACCCCGCCCACCGGCCGCGCACCTTGCGCGCCTCCAACGCCGGTTCGGCGATGGCCCGGGCCCGCACCTGCTACGACCACCTGGCCGGCCGGCTCGGCATCGTCCTCACCGACGCCCTCACGACACGCGGACTGCTGAGCGCGGCAGGACTCCCGGAAGGGTCCGGACCACCCCGGCGACGGACGTCCCGGGAGCGGGCCACCGGGTTCGTGCTGACCGAGGCGGGGCTGGGGTGGTTCGAGGGCAGCGGCATCGCGCTCGACCGCGGGACGCGCCGACCGCTCGCCCGCGCCTGCCTCGACTGGACCGAGCGCCGCCCCCACCTCGCGGGCGCCGCCGGCGCGGCCCTGTGCCGGCACGTCCTCGACGCGGGGTGGTGCGTGCGCATCGGCTCCGAGCGGGCCGTGAAGGTGACGGCAAAGGGCGAGCGGGCGCTGACCGAACTGCTCGGCATCGAACTGGAGACGCTGCGCTGA
- a CDS encoding RNA ligase (ATP) has product MSTLRVTAEVLTVHEHPNADALELAQVGLYRAVVAKGAYRTGEAALYIPEQSVLPAELVEELGLTGRLAGSRSDRVKAVRLRGELSQGIVCRPKALADVDLTRAAAEGTDFAERLGIVKWVPPIPPTMNGDVEAAPDLLPWVDIENIQRYPDIFEPGEPVVVTEKLHGSACLLTYVADDERVYVSSKGFGAKSLALAEDPRNLYWRAIRGHGVAEAASRLAARLGARRIGVFGEVYGAGVQDLTYGADGRRDTLGYAVFDVSAEIDGTVRWLDAAELLDGELPLVPRLFEGPYDSERILDIATGRETVSGRGLHLREGVVIRPSVERYSPVTGGRTIAKAVSGAYLTRKGGTEYE; this is encoded by the coding sequence ATGTCGACGCTGCGCGTCACCGCCGAAGTGCTGACCGTCCACGAACACCCCAACGCCGACGCCCTCGAACTGGCCCAGGTCGGCCTGTACCGGGCCGTCGTCGCCAAGGGCGCGTACCGCACCGGCGAGGCCGCCCTCTACATCCCCGAACAGTCGGTGCTCCCCGCCGAGCTGGTCGAGGAGCTGGGGCTGACCGGGCGGCTGGCGGGCAGCAGGTCGGACCGGGTCAAGGCGGTGCGACTGCGGGGCGAGCTCTCCCAGGGGATCGTGTGCCGACCGAAGGCGCTGGCCGACGTCGACCTGACACGGGCGGCGGCGGAGGGCACCGACTTCGCGGAGCGGCTCGGCATCGTCAAGTGGGTGCCGCCGATCCCGCCGACCATGAACGGCGACGTCGAGGCGGCACCGGATCTGCTGCCGTGGGTCGACATCGAGAACATCCAGCGCTACCCCGACATCTTCGAACCCGGCGAGCCCGTCGTCGTGACCGAGAAACTGCACGGCTCGGCATGCCTGCTGACCTACGTGGCGGACGACGAGCGGGTGTACGTCTCCTCGAAGGGCTTCGGCGCGAAGTCCCTCGCCCTGGCGGAGGACCCGCGCAACCTGTACTGGCGGGCGATACGCGGCCACGGCGTCGCCGAGGCGGCCTCCCGCCTCGCCGCGCGACTGGGCGCCCGCCGGATCGGCGTCTTCGGCGAGGTGTACGGCGCGGGTGTGCAGGACCTCACCTACGGCGCGGACGGCCGCCGGGACACCCTCGGGTACGCGGTGTTCGACGTGTCGGCGGAGATCGACGGCACGGTCCGCTGGCTGGACGCGGCCGAACTGCTCGACGGGGAGCTGCCGTTGGTCCCCCGCCTCTTCGAGGGCCCGTACGACAGCGAACGGATCCTGGACATCGCGACCGGCCGCGAGACGGTGTCCGGCCGCGGGCTGCACCTGCGCGAGGGAGTGGTGATCCGACCGTCGGTCGAGCGGTACAGCCCGGTGACGGGCGGAAGGACGATCGCCAAGGCGGTCAGCGGCGCCTACCTGACCCGAAAGGGCGGAACCGAGTACGAGTAG